A part of Myxococcus landrumus genomic DNA contains:
- a CDS encoding phosphoenolpyruvate carboxylase has protein sequence MARVRAVDQPLRRDVRLLGRLLGEVLVEQEGQDLFDLEEDVRRLAIQRRRGPMAGRRASAAELAEVLKRLPMERTEPVLRAFSVYFQLVNLAEQHHRIRRARAYAGAESPNPQRGSLEATLLSLKDAGIPAERVREALRRMQVTLTLTAHPTQAVRRTLLEKLYRMAGLLEERDRSELTPREGAENLESLREEITTLWQTDELRRERPTVGDEVKNILWYVEEVLAEQLSELPELLEWAFERAYGEPLGPVDTPVRVHSWVGGDMDGNPLVTPEVFADTLRAHRARGLRLLMQGLERLGGMLSQSDRHAKPSPELLASLEHDAAQLPEAEQRLGPRTVGEPWRRKLRFMEERLHQALRHVLAQRTGDAGALPPSAYRTPEALLADLDLLARSLEQAKAAKAGLRQVLRMRERVLALGLSLAELEARVPAEDAVSAAASLEPGGPSPSDGGKRLLAVLDRLREAQAEAGEPACRTLILSMASTAEDVLAAFKCIKHAGLWDEKRGCATVDVVPLFEQLGALDAGPDVLRTLFANAEYRRHVDARGAQEVMVGYSDSGKEVGLLAASAALYRAQVALTQAAKDAGVPLRLFHGRGESVARGGGPAQEAILALPQGAVAGGYKATEQGEALDHKYARPELARRTLELILGGVLPHLLDAQPRPSDEDEQSFRAAFDTLAETGRVAYRSLVWEDPRFLELFMSATPVEEIAALPIGSRPSKRKAGGLESLRAIPWVFAWTQNRAILPGWYGVGSALEDFAKKPGGAALLKRMYRQWPFFKAVIDNVTMVLAKSDMAIAGRYAALAPASTRPLWRLIQQEHRRTRKQVKRLTGEQRLLDHNPQLQRAISLRNPYVDPMSFLQVELLRRKREGASDCDRPLLLSLNGIAAGMRNTG, from the coding sequence ATGGCTCGTGTTCGTGCCGTGGATCAGCCGCTTCGCCGTGATGTCCGCCTGCTGGGCCGACTGCTGGGAGAAGTGCTCGTCGAGCAGGAAGGGCAGGACCTGTTCGACCTGGAGGAGGACGTTCGCCGGCTGGCCATCCAGCGTCGCCGGGGCCCCATGGCGGGACGGCGCGCCTCCGCGGCCGAGCTGGCGGAGGTCCTCAAGCGTCTGCCGATGGAGCGAACGGAGCCGGTGCTTCGCGCCTTCTCCGTGTACTTCCAGTTGGTCAACCTCGCGGAGCAGCACCACCGCATCCGCCGCGCCCGCGCGTATGCCGGCGCCGAGTCTCCGAATCCCCAGCGAGGCTCGCTGGAGGCGACGCTCCTCTCGCTCAAGGACGCGGGCATTCCCGCCGAGCGTGTTCGAGAAGCGCTCCGCCGGATGCAGGTGACGCTGACCCTCACCGCGCACCCCACGCAGGCGGTGCGGCGCACGCTGCTGGAGAAGCTCTACCGGATGGCCGGGCTGCTGGAGGAGAGGGACCGCAGCGAGCTCACGCCGAGGGAGGGCGCGGAGAACCTGGAGTCGCTCCGCGAGGAGATCACCACGCTGTGGCAGACGGATGAGCTGCGCCGCGAGCGCCCCACGGTGGGCGACGAGGTGAAGAACATCCTCTGGTACGTGGAGGAGGTGCTCGCCGAGCAGCTCTCGGAGTTGCCGGAGCTGCTGGAGTGGGCCTTCGAGCGCGCCTATGGCGAGCCGCTCGGGCCCGTGGATACGCCGGTGCGAGTCCACTCGTGGGTGGGCGGGGACATGGATGGCAACCCGCTCGTGACTCCCGAGGTGTTCGCCGACACGTTGCGCGCCCACCGCGCGCGCGGACTGCGCTTGTTGATGCAGGGACTCGAGCGCCTCGGTGGAATGCTCTCGCAGTCGGACCGGCACGCGAAGCCGTCGCCGGAGCTCCTCGCCTCGTTGGAGCACGACGCCGCGCAGCTCCCGGAGGCGGAGCAACGCCTGGGGCCTCGCACCGTCGGCGAGCCCTGGCGCCGCAAGCTGCGCTTCATGGAGGAGCGTCTGCACCAGGCGCTGCGTCACGTGTTGGCCCAGCGCACGGGCGACGCGGGGGCGCTGCCGCCGAGCGCGTACCGCACCCCCGAGGCGTTGCTCGCGGACCTGGACCTGTTGGCTCGCTCGTTGGAGCAGGCCAAGGCGGCGAAGGCCGGACTGCGCCAGGTGCTGCGCATGCGGGAGCGGGTGCTCGCGCTGGGGTTGTCGCTGGCGGAGCTGGAGGCCCGCGTCCCCGCCGAGGACGCGGTGAGCGCGGCGGCCTCATTGGAGCCGGGTGGGCCCTCGCCGTCGGACGGTGGCAAGCGGTTGCTCGCGGTGCTGGACAGGTTGCGTGAAGCGCAGGCGGAGGCGGGTGAGCCCGCGTGCCGCACGCTCATCCTGAGCATGGCCAGCACGGCCGAGGATGTGCTCGCGGCCTTCAAGTGCATCAAGCACGCGGGCCTTTGGGATGAGAAGCGCGGCTGCGCCACGGTGGATGTGGTGCCGCTCTTCGAGCAGCTCGGCGCGCTGGATGCCGGACCGGACGTCCTGCGCACGCTCTTCGCCAACGCCGAGTATCGCCGCCATGTCGACGCCCGCGGCGCGCAGGAGGTGATGGTCGGCTACAGCGACTCCGGCAAGGAGGTGGGGCTGCTGGCCGCGAGCGCCGCGCTGTATCGCGCGCAGGTCGCGCTCACCCAGGCGGCGAAGGATGCGGGAGTCCCGCTGCGGCTGTTCCACGGACGCGGTGAGTCCGTGGCCCGAGGAGGTGGACCCGCGCAGGAGGCCATCCTCGCGCTGCCGCAGGGCGCGGTGGCGGGTGGCTACAAGGCGACGGAGCAGGGCGAAGCGCTGGACCACAAGTACGCCCGTCCCGAGCTTGCCCGGCGCACGCTGGAGCTCATCCTGGGCGGCGTGCTGCCGCACCTGCTCGACGCGCAGCCTCGGCCTTCCGACGAGGACGAGCAGAGCTTCCGCGCCGCGTTCGACACGCTCGCCGAGACGGGGCGGGTGGCGTATCGCTCGCTCGTGTGGGAGGACCCCCGGTTCCTGGAGCTCTTCATGTCGGCGACGCCGGTGGAGGAGATCGCCGCGCTGCCCATCGGCTCGCGCCCCAGCAAGCGCAAGGCCGGGGGGCTCGAGTCCCTGCGCGCCATCCCCTGGGTGTTCGCGTGGACGCAGAACCGCGCCATCCTGCCGGGGTGGTACGGCGTGGGCTCGGCGCTGGAGGACTTCGCGAAGAAGCCCGGTGGGGCCGCGCTCCTCAAGCGCATGTATCGGCAGTGGCCCTTCTTCAAGGCGGTCATCGACAACGTCACCATGGTGCTGGCCAAGTCGGACATGGCCATCGCCGGGCGGTACGCGGCGCTGGCTCCCGCGTCCACGCGTCCGTTGTGGCGACTCATCCAGCAGGAGCACCGCCGCACGCGCAAGCAAGTGAAGCGGCTGACGGGAGAGCAGCGGCTCCTGGACCACAACCCCCAGCTCCAGCGCGCCATCTCCCTGCGCAACCCCTACGTGGACCCAATGTCCTTCCTGCAGGTGGAGCTCCTGCGGCGCAAGCGGGAGGGCGCGAGCGACTGCGACCGGCCGCTCCTGCTTTCGCTCAACGGTATCGCGGCCGGCATGCGCAACACCGGTTAG
- a CDS encoding alpha-ketoacid dehydrogenase subunit beta encodes MANMAQAIRMALHYAETHLGVTDIFGEDVGAPLGGVFTCTQGLKTTWNSPLDERGIIGAAMGIAMGGGRPVAEIQFCDYVYNTIDLLKLAGNTCWSSNGDWNLPMVVRTPVGSGIRGSIYHSHSFDATMTHIPGWKVVMPSNPLDAYGLLISACKEQNPVMYLEPKALLRVKGEERIPGEPDDDRTLSKLIDAPLGDRSQWKPQWPEALEAFAVPIGKGKLVREGHQVTVVSYGRTLPLCARAAATLADEGISVEVIDLRSLWPYDWDMMKASIQKTGRVLFVNEDTEVTNFGEHLVRRTVDELFYSLLAPPRLLAGKFVPGIGLADTLEMASVPQQNDITTALRALAGEQP; translated from the coding sequence ATGGCCAACATGGCACAGGCCATTCGCATGGCCCTCCACTACGCCGAGACGCACCTGGGCGTGACGGACATCTTCGGTGAGGACGTGGGCGCGCCGCTGGGCGGCGTCTTCACCTGCACGCAGGGCCTCAAGACGACGTGGAACTCGCCCCTGGACGAGCGCGGCATCATCGGCGCGGCCATGGGCATCGCGATGGGCGGAGGACGTCCCGTCGCCGAAATCCAGTTCTGCGACTACGTCTACAACACCATCGACTTGCTGAAGCTGGCGGGCAACACCTGCTGGTCCAGCAACGGCGACTGGAACCTGCCGATGGTGGTGCGCACGCCGGTGGGCAGCGGCATCCGCGGGTCCATCTACCACTCGCACTCGTTCGACGCGACGATGACGCACATCCCCGGCTGGAAGGTCGTGATGCCTTCCAACCCGCTGGACGCGTACGGCCTGCTCATCTCCGCCTGCAAGGAGCAGAACCCGGTCATGTACCTGGAGCCCAAGGCGCTGTTGCGCGTCAAGGGCGAGGAGCGCATCCCGGGCGAGCCCGACGACGACCGCACCCTGTCGAAGCTCATCGACGCGCCGCTGGGTGACCGCTCGCAGTGGAAGCCCCAGTGGCCGGAGGCGCTGGAGGCGTTCGCGGTGCCCATCGGCAAGGGCAAGCTGGTGCGCGAGGGCCACCAGGTGACGGTGGTCAGCTACGGCCGCACCCTGCCCCTGTGCGCGCGCGCCGCGGCGACGCTCGCCGACGAGGGCATCAGCGTGGAGGTCATCGACCTGCGCTCGCTGTGGCCCTACGACTGGGACATGATGAAGGCCTCCATCCAGAAGACGGGCCGCGTCCTCTTCGTGAACGAGGACACCGAGGTCACCAACTTCGGTGAGCACCTGGTGCGCCGCACCGTGGACGAGCTCTTCTATTCGCTGCTCGCGCCGCCGCGGCTGCTGGCCGGCAAGTTCGTGCCCGGCATCGGCCTGGCCGACACGCTGGAGATGGCCTCCGTGCCCCAGCAGAACGACATCACCACGGCCCTGCGCGCCCTCGCTGGCGAGCAACCGTAA
- a CDS encoding M50 family metallopeptidase, whose amino-acid sequence MKPLFHIGGFPVRVHPFFFLSALATGWGVGLPPERWALWMGVAFVSVLLHECGHAWVLRRLGAGARITLHGLGGTTESTREVTHRQAVMVSLAGPAMGLLLGGLAWAVSRAMTSGTGGLAHEVVRQVLWVNLGWALINLLPVQPLDGGDALASFMRARAGARHERALRILGIGTSALMLGWALWSRTVWVGMLAVLLGWLNVRQLRRLPPPRPAPVRRTSAQRPSAEGAVTLNELLGRGASPPAGGGESKPSGPQASVRERLPRQESAEPELPPDSAAVGQLLLDSGLAALAVRPLQESFTQEPSSHSGHALVLALLEAGRTAELCALLSGPHASLLSEETLATIAARAGQESGLADRVTLVRQTRAPKSDERG is encoded by the coding sequence ATGAAGCCCCTCTTCCACATCGGTGGGTTTCCCGTACGCGTCCACCCGTTCTTCTTCCTCTCCGCGCTCGCGACGGGCTGGGGCGTGGGCCTCCCGCCCGAGCGGTGGGCCCTGTGGATGGGGGTGGCGTTCGTCTCCGTGCTGCTCCACGAGTGCGGCCACGCCTGGGTCCTCCGGAGGCTCGGCGCGGGTGCCCGCATCACCCTTCATGGACTCGGCGGCACCACGGAGAGCACCCGGGAGGTGACGCATCGCCAGGCCGTGATGGTGAGCCTCGCGGGCCCCGCGATGGGACTGCTCCTGGGCGGGCTCGCGTGGGCGGTGTCCCGCGCCATGACGTCAGGAACAGGAGGACTCGCACACGAGGTGGTGCGGCAGGTCCTCTGGGTGAACCTGGGCTGGGCGCTCATCAACCTGCTGCCGGTACAGCCCCTGGATGGAGGCGACGCGCTCGCGTCGTTCATGCGGGCCCGCGCGGGCGCCCGCCATGAGCGCGCGCTGCGCATCCTCGGCATCGGCACGTCGGCGCTGATGCTCGGATGGGCCCTGTGGAGCCGCACCGTCTGGGTGGGCATGTTGGCCGTGTTGCTCGGATGGCTGAACGTCCGGCAACTCCGACGGCTCCCCCCGCCCCGCCCCGCCCCCGTCCGCCGCACTTCCGCGCAGCGTCCCTCCGCCGAGGGCGCCGTCACGCTCAATGAGCTGCTGGGGCGCGGCGCCAGCCCTCCGGCCGGCGGTGGGGAATCCAAGCCGTCAGGCCCCCAGGCCTCCGTGCGGGAGCGACTGCCTCGGCAGGAGAGCGCGGAGCCGGAGCTTCCGCCGGACTCGGCCGCGGTGGGCCAGCTCCTCCTCGACAGCGGGCTCGCGGCCCTGGCGGTGCGCCCGCTTCAAGAGTCCTTCACCCAGGAGCCCTCGTCCCACTCGGGCCATGCGCTGGTCCTCGCGCTGCTGGAGGCCGGTCGCACCGCGGAGCTCTGCGCGCTGCTCTCCGGGCCCCACGCGTCGCTGCTGTCCGAGGAGACCCTGGCCACCATCGCCGCCCGCGCCGGCCAGGAGTCGGGATTAGCGGACCGCGTCACACTCGTGCGACAGACCCGCGCTCCTAAGTCGGATGAGCGAGGCTGA
- a CDS encoding GNAT family N-acetyltransferase → MALLLRELGYPQGTDQQTVHWVVSHPEIEIFVAGDAQDRPVGMLSFSHRPQLRLRGRVATIDELVVTETWRRRGVGRALIKQILERCKVLSARQLQLVSPMATTPEARNFYTACGFSEVDAGVFRHLETEGRR, encoded by the coding sequence ATGGCCTTGCTCCTTCGCGAGCTGGGCTATCCCCAGGGGACGGATCAGCAGACCGTCCACTGGGTGGTGAGCCATCCGGAGATTGAAATCTTCGTGGCGGGTGACGCCCAGGACCGGCCCGTGGGGATGCTGTCCTTCTCGCACCGTCCGCAGCTCCGGCTGCGGGGACGCGTGGCCACCATCGACGAGCTGGTGGTGACGGAGACTTGGCGACGCCGGGGCGTGGGGCGCGCGCTCATCAAGCAGATCCTGGAGCGCTGCAAGGTGCTCAGCGCGCGGCAGCTCCAGCTCGTCTCGCCCATGGCGACGACCCCCGAGGCTCGCAACTTCTACACCGCCTGCGGCTTCTCCGAGGTGGACGCGGGAGTCTTCCGCCACCTGGAGACCGAGGGCCGCCGCTAG
- a CDS encoding SGNH/GDSL hydrolase family protein — protein MREWRTWLGVLACVGSAQLACTPSDGKSSGSWEQDESSSVTSVPAEGLEVAPALVLNDDGGVRPSPPPAPAPGFQPGFHQALRGSFAVGGVTTFRLRIPIARAGERLQVTFRAGDGSLTLERATVARAAGPDGTLLSAPVPLAFGGKSGFTSGPRTLTASDPVVFPVKFREELAITFEARGALAASTINAFPGSTIRPGTHAMSSGTLSGETFERSVGVATVSVEGPPGRVFLAVGDSITEGYVDEHNDARNAWPALVESQLGVPVVNAGVSGQGFYDALKLLDGEVLAVKGVTDCVVLLGTNDLGEAGAEEQMEGRMRLLVQRLEPFCRVWVSTLLPKEKTNYGSYDLVKSQRLEFNAWLRAGGTGAGIIDLEAVTRRPTNVHLYLPGLTADGIHPTTEGHRVIATEVARVLRERGAL, from the coding sequence ATGCGAGAGTGGCGAACGTGGCTCGGAGTCCTGGCGTGTGTGGGCAGCGCGCAGCTGGCGTGTACTCCCAGCGACGGGAAGTCCTCTGGCTCCTGGGAGCAGGATGAGTCCTCTTCCGTTACGAGCGTGCCGGCCGAGGGACTGGAGGTCGCCCCCGCGCTCGTGCTCAACGACGATGGGGGAGTGCGCCCCTCTCCCCCACCCGCGCCGGCACCTGGCTTCCAGCCGGGCTTCCATCAAGCGCTGCGCGGCTCCTTCGCCGTCGGCGGCGTCACCACGTTCCGGCTGCGCATCCCCATCGCTCGCGCGGGAGAGCGGCTTCAAGTGACGTTCCGCGCGGGCGACGGAAGCCTCACGCTCGAGCGCGCCACCGTCGCGAGGGCCGCCGGGCCGGATGGCACGTTGCTGTCGGCGCCCGTTCCCCTCGCCTTCGGAGGAAAGTCTGGCTTCACGTCGGGGCCCAGGACGCTGACGGCCTCGGACCCCGTCGTCTTTCCGGTGAAGTTCCGCGAGGAGCTGGCCATCACCTTCGAGGCCCGCGGCGCGCTGGCGGCCAGCACCATCAACGCGTTTCCTGGCAGCACCATCCGCCCTGGCACACATGCGATGTCATCGGGGACGCTCAGCGGTGAGACCTTCGAGCGCTCCGTGGGCGTGGCGACGGTGTCCGTGGAAGGACCTCCGGGCCGGGTCTTCCTCGCGGTGGGCGACAGCATCACCGAGGGCTACGTGGACGAGCACAACGACGCTCGCAACGCCTGGCCCGCGCTGGTGGAGTCACAACTGGGAGTGCCCGTGGTCAACGCGGGAGTCAGCGGCCAGGGCTTCTATGACGCCCTGAAGCTGCTCGACGGCGAGGTGCTCGCGGTGAAGGGCGTCACCGATTGCGTGGTGCTCCTGGGGACCAATGACCTGGGCGAAGCGGGAGCCGAGGAGCAGATGGAGGGGCGGATGCGCCTGCTGGTGCAGCGGCTGGAGCCCTTCTGCCGCGTCTGGGTGAGCACGCTGCTGCCCAAGGAGAAGACGAACTACGGCAGCTACGACCTCGTGAAGTCGCAGCGGCTGGAGTTCAACGCGTGGCTGCGCGCGGGAGGAACGGGCGCGGGAATCATCGACCTGGAGGCGGTGACGCGCAGGCCCACCAACGTCCACCTGTACCTGCCGGGGTTGACGGCGGACGGCATCCACCCCACCACGGAGGGCCATCGGGTCATCGCCACCGAAGTGGCCAGAGTCCTGCGCGAACGAGGAGCGCTGTAG
- a CDS encoding TIGR02266 family protein gives MTGDAAAYANRRADERVTAKFAVRFEQTEDAARALRVFSINVSAGGLCLRTRKAYDVGAQVRLSMDIAGEEFHLTGIIAWVRDEQEAIGVRFTDVSDEDRERLHRVVASFKR, from the coding sequence ATGACAGGAGACGCAGCCGCATATGCGAACCGGCGCGCCGATGAGCGTGTCACCGCGAAGTTCGCGGTCCGCTTCGAGCAGACGGAGGATGCCGCGCGGGCCCTGCGCGTGTTCTCCATCAACGTTTCCGCGGGAGGCCTGTGCCTGCGCACGCGCAAGGCCTACGACGTGGGCGCCCAGGTACGGCTGTCCATGGACATCGCGGGTGAGGAGTTCCACCTCACGGGCATCATCGCCTGGGTGCGCGACGAGCAGGAAGCCATCGGCGTGCGCTTCACGGACGTGAGCGACGAGGACCGCGAGCGGCTCCACCGCGTGGTGGCGAGCTTCAAGCGCTGA
- a CDS encoding thiamine pyrophosphate-dependent dehydrogenase E1 component subunit alpha, producing the protein MSRPRLIKESSAPLPLDRELLVRIHDLMVKTRVLEERLIQMYKQGHGYFWIGGPGEEAFNVPLGLLMKKGQGPEYDFLHAHYRQSGTLLALGEEPIGALRQMKNTASDPYSGGRNFAGHFSLRKYNVAPVSSPIEVQYSIAPGTAMVQKRVGGDGITIVTGGDAGTAEGDFATCLVWSSRPANPLPVLIIVTNNKWGISTSAEGQHGEPRVSERGKAFNIRSKTINGNDPVEAYLELKEAMEYVRKERKPFLLEANVSRLYGHSSASGANYVTEEVDCLKDFEKRLEQDGVLTRQQMDDLRSRYTEDMAAAARIARDEPLPEPESIWKHIFAEDK; encoded by the coding sequence GTGTCTCGACCCCGACTCATCAAAGAATCATCCGCGCCGCTCCCGCTCGACAGGGAGCTGCTGGTTCGTATCCACGACCTGATGGTCAAAACGCGCGTCCTCGAGGAGCGCCTCATCCAGATGTACAAGCAGGGCCACGGCTACTTCTGGATTGGCGGACCGGGCGAGGAGGCGTTCAACGTCCCGCTCGGCCTGCTGATGAAGAAGGGCCAGGGCCCCGAGTACGACTTCCTCCACGCGCACTACCGCCAGTCCGGCACGCTGCTCGCCCTGGGCGAGGAGCCTATCGGCGCCCTGCGGCAGATGAAGAACACCGCGTCGGACCCGTACTCCGGCGGCCGCAACTTCGCGGGCCACTTCTCGCTGCGCAAGTACAACGTGGCCCCCGTCAGCTCGCCCATCGAGGTGCAGTACTCCATCGCCCCTGGCACCGCGATGGTGCAGAAGCGCGTGGGCGGCGACGGCATCACCATCGTCACCGGCGGCGACGCCGGCACGGCCGAGGGTGATTTCGCCACCTGCCTCGTGTGGAGCAGCCGCCCCGCCAACCCGTTGCCGGTGCTCATCATCGTCACCAACAACAAGTGGGGCATCTCCACCTCCGCGGAAGGCCAGCACGGCGAGCCGCGCGTCAGCGAGCGCGGCAAGGCGTTCAACATCCGCTCGAAGACCATCAACGGCAATGACCCGGTGGAGGCCTACCTGGAGCTGAAGGAGGCCATGGAGTACGTGCGCAAGGAGCGCAAGCCGTTCCTCCTGGAGGCCAACGTGTCGCGCCTGTACGGGCACTCGTCCGCGTCCGGCGCGAACTACGTGACCGAAGAGGTCGACTGCCTCAAGGACTTCGAGAAGCGCCTGGAGCAGGACGGCGTGCTCACCCGCCAGCAGATGGACGACCTGCGCAGCCGCTACACCGAGGACATGGCCGCCGCCGCCCGCATCGCCCGGGACGAGCCGCTGCCGGAGCCCGAGAGCATCTGGAAGCACATCTTCGCGGAGGACAAGTAA